The sequence below is a genomic window from Leisingera sp. M658.
TCCACCGCCTTGGGGATCACGTCGAAATGCATCCGCTTGGCGGTTTTCGGCTTCAGATACATGAAGTACGCGAGGCTTTCAGTCGAGGCATAGGTCAGCCACTCATCAATCGAAATGCCGTTGCCGGACGTCTTGGAAATCTTCTGGCCGTTGGCATCCAGGAACAATTCATATGTGAAATGCTCCGGTGCGCGGTGGCCCAGCACCCGGCAGATGCCATCATAGATCGGCGTATTGGTGGAATGGTCCTTGCCGTACATTTCAAAATCGACTTCCAGCGCCGCCCAGCGGGCGCCGAAATCCGGCTTCCACTGCAGCTTCACATTGCCGCCGGTCACCGGCAGGGTCCATTCCTTGCCGTCTTCGTCGTCAAAGGTGACGGTGTAGGTCTCGGCGCAGACCTTTTTCATCGGCACGTACAGGACGCGGCCGGTTTCCGGGTGGATCGGCAGGAAGATCGAGTAGGTCTGGCGGCGCTCCTCGCGCAGGGACTTCAGCATGATCGCCATCACGTCGTCGTATTTGTCGACAGCACGTTTCAGCACCTCGTCGAACTGGCCGGATTTGTAGAATTCCTGCGCCGAATAAAACTCATACTCGAACCCGAAGGTATCAAGGAAGCGGCGCAGCATGGCGTTGTTGTGGTGGCCGAAACTCTCGTGGGTGCCAAAGGGATCCGGCACCGAGGTCAGCGGCTTTTGCAGATGCTCTTGCAGACTGTCAGCATTGGGCACATTGCCCGGCACCTTGCGCATCCCGTCCAGATCATCAGAGAAGCAGATCAGCTTGGCCGGGATATCCGAAATCAGTTCAAACGCGGTCTTGATCATGGTGGTGCGGGCGACCTCGCCGAAGGTGCCGATATGCGGCAGGCCCGAGGGGCCATAGCCGGTCTCGAACAGAACATAGCCCTTTTCCGGCGCGCCCTTGGCGTAACGTTTGAGAACCCGGCGGGCCTCTTCAAACGGCCAGGCTTTGCTCTTGAGAGCTTCTTCGCGCACATCAGACATTTGTGTTCTCCATCGGCGGCGTCGTTTCCGGTTTTCCAGGGGCCGCAAGATAAGTGCGGATGCCCCATGCATCCAGCCCTTTCCTCTATTGTGCTGATGCAGCATGAGTCAATAATCACTGGCCCGCCGAGACTGTCTTTTGCCGCAGCAGAGAGGATAAAACACCGCGCAGGCACAGCCTGTTGTTGAACCTCGCCGCCGGCCTACCTATCGTGGCCGGATCAATATTGCGCAAAGAAGGATTCCGTCCATGAGTGAGCAAACCCCGCACCCGATGTCCCCGCAGGACTGTCTGGTGGCGCTGATGGTGGCGGTTTCTGCCTCGGACGAGAACATCCGCACCGCCGAGCTGGTAAAGATCCAGTCCGCGGTCAACATGCTGCCGGTGTTCGCCGACTACGACATCGACCGGGTTACACGGGTTTCGCAGACAGTTCTGGACCTGTTTGAACAGGAAGACGGTCTGGCGGCGCTGTTCGGCCTCATTCGCGGCGATCTGCCGGAGCGGCTGTTTGAAACCGCTTATGCGCTGTCCTGCGATGTAGCGGCTGCGGACGGGATCCTGGGCGAGACCGAACTCGAGTTCCTGGCGGAGGTCCGCTATGAGCTGAACATCGACCGGCTGCATGCCGCGGCCATCGAACGCGGCGCACGGGCGCGGCACATGGTCTGAACGGTGGAAGGGGGCGCTGCCCCCGGCCTTGCGGCCTCCCCCGGGATATTTTCAGCAAGAAGAAGATCCCGGGGGAGGCCGGCGTGGCAGAAATTGCTGCCACTTTGCGGTTTTCCGGACTTTCCGCCTGCGAAGTATAAGCAGCCAAGCGCGGGCGCGGCTGGCTGCGCAGGGTCCTGCGGTATCAGCCTGTCCGCCTGGCCGCTGCGATCAAAGTGCCCAAGCTTTGCTTTTGCTGCCCTTGGGCACCGAAGTTTGCTGGATCAAGCCACGTCTGATAAGCGGATTCAAGCATGGGCCATTCGCCATCCAGCACTGAATGCCATGCGGTATCGCGGTTGCGGCCCTTATAGACAATGGCCTGGCGGAACAAACCATCATAGGTGAAACCGAAACGCTCTGCCGCGCGGCAGGACGGCGCATTCAGGGCGTCGCATTTCCATTCATAGCGGCGGTATCCCAGATCGTTGAACACCCGCGCCATCATCAGACACATCGCCTCGGTCGCCGCCCGCGTCTGCTGCAGCGGCGGGGCAAAAGTGATGCCGCCAACCTCAATCACGCCATGGGCAGGCTGAATGCGCATATAGCTGGCAATACCTTCGGCCTTGCCGCTGACGCCATTGATGACCGCGAAGTAGGGCTGCGCGTCCATGCCGCTGACTGTCTGGACCCAGGCGTGCAGATCCTTCTCTGCCGCAAACGGGCCATAAGGCACATAGGTCCAGATTGCATCGGTTCGGTCCTGCCGGAAAGCCGCGAACAGATCCACGGTGTGGCGGTCCGCGTTCAATGGCTCAACCCGGCAGTATTGCCCAGCCATGCCGGTGTGGCCGGGGTGCCGGGCCCCGCACCAATCCGGCAGCGGCGCGCCGATAGGCTGGCCATGTTCGTTGAAGTATCTGATCATGGCGGCATCCTTTTCTAAGCAGTTCCGCGGCGGCTTGCACCACCGCCCTGCGCAGGTTTGGCATGCCCCCGGACCGGAAAAAACGTCCAGATATTGGCAATATGCCCAGACCAATCCCGCCTGTCCCGGGCCCGGGTCAGCTGCCGTAGACCGCGCCCCATCGTTCGATCAGTTGTTGTTGCAGCTTCTTGGCGCGGCGGTTCCAGCCGCGCGCGCCCTTGGGGCGTTCGCGCTGTGCGCGGGGGATGCGGGCACGCGTTTTCTGGTCAGCAGTGAAAATGGCAAAGGCCAGTTCCGTCCCGTCCGCAGCGGTCATGAAACCGCCCAGGCCCGAGACAAAGTTCAGCGTGCCGGTCTTGGCCGCGACCTTGATCGGATGTCCCTTGACGATACCGCCCTTGGCATCGCGCATCCGGAAAGGTTTCAGAAGCGGTTTGAGCCGGCCTGCCCTGTAGGCCGCAACCAATGCACCGGTCAGATCCCCCGGCGTCATCCGCGACGCCTCGCCAAGGCCGGAATGATCCACCAGCCTGGTGCCGGACATGCCGTATTTTCCGGCTGCCCAGCGGTTCATTTCGGCGGCGGAGGCCTTGAGCGAAGCAGGCCGGCTGCCGCGTGCGGCGGTGGCGGACATGCCGATCATCTCGGCCATCAGGTTGTTGGAGTATTTCAGCATCGCCTTGAGCATTACATCCAGCGGCGGGCTGTGATGCCGGGCCAGCAGTTGCGACTGGGGCAGGGATTTGGCGGATTTTGCCTTGTCCAGCTTGATCCCGTTTGCCCGCGCCAAGGTGCGGAACACATCGCCGGCATAGGCCGCAGGGTTGCGGACCGGCAGCCAGCGCGATCCGCCCTTGCCCAGCGCCTTGCCGGCGACAGTCCAGTGATCGACGCCCGCTTTTTCGGCATAGGTATAGACCGGCCCCGAGCGCGAGGCGATTTTCATCTGCGCATTGACCACTTCGGGACGGTATTTCTCGGTCCTTGCATCCATGGTGATCGCCCAGCCGCCGCCGGACGCGCGTTTCCATTCGAAATGCACCCGGTTGAAGTTCAGCGCGATGCCGGACACGGCGGGGGAATAGCCGACATGGTCGGGCTGGCCCGGGTCGATGGTTTTGACCGCGGGAAGCGCGCCGTCCCAAACCAGGAATCTGCCCCGCACTTCGCGCACACCGGCGTTTTTCAATGCCTTGGCCAGCAGCGCCAAATGATCAGTATTGAGCATAGGGTCGCCGCCGCCGGCCAGGATCAGATCACCCTTGACGATGCCGCCCGCGACACCGCCGGTCGCCAGTATGCGGGTCTCGAACCGGTGGTCCGCGCCCAGCACATCCAACGCATACAGCGCGGTAAGCGCCTTGGCGACGCTGGCAGGCGGCAGGGCTTCGGCCTGGCCCGAGGATTCCAGCAGCTTGCCGGTTTTCACATCGGCCACCGCACAGACCGCCTGGCCCGGCAGATTGGCCCGCGCCAATAGCGCCTTGAGCCCGTCCGCTCCGGCCGCGAGAGAGCTGACACGGCGCGCCACGGGCCGCAGCGACACCGCCGGCGCATTGGCCAGCGCTGAGGAGCCCGCCAAAGCGGCAAGCCCGGAAAGGAGGAATGTCCGGCGTGAAGTCATGTTATTCATTTTTAGTGTCAGGACCTGCTCTTCTTCAATCCCGTTTCCACGGCAATCCGCCGCAGCATCCGGGGTTTTTCCCGGTGGGAAGTCCTGCTACCGCTGGCAGCATGTTGCAAGCAGTCATCCTTATGTTCGTGGCCATGTCAATGATCCCTGCGGGCGATCTGTGCGGGAAGCTGCTGACGGGCGGCGGGCTGGCCACACCGGCGTTTGTCGCCTGGTCGCGGTTTGCCATCGGCACCGCGCTGATCCTGCCGTTTGTGCCGCGCCGGGCCTATGCGCTGCTGGGCGATTGGCGGCTGTGGCTGCGGGCCGGACTGCTGACCGGCGGCATCTTTTCGATCCAGCTGGCGCTGGCGACCGAGCCGCTGGCCAATGTCTTTGCCGCCTTCTTTGTCGGTCCGGTAATCAGCTATGTGCTGTCGGTCCTGCTTTTGCGGGAACAGGCGACATTGTTGCGCAGCCTGCTGATGGGGCTGGGGTTCATCGGCGTGCTGATGGTGGTGCGGCCTGGCCTGGGAGGCTCCATCAACCTGCTGTGGGCGGTGCTGGCGGGATGTTTCTATGGCGGTTTCCTGACCAGTTCGCGCTGGCTGGCGCATTTGGGGTCGCCGTTGGAGCTGAGCCTGACCCAGCTGCTGCTTTCCGCCATCCTGTTGCTGCCCTTGGGCCTCGGCAGCCTGCCGGAGTTTTCGCCCTCGACCGCCGCACTGACGGTGGGCAGCGCGGCGTTTTCAATGACGGGCAATCTCTTGCTGCTGTTTGCCTATGGCCGGGTGCAGGCGGTGAAACTGGCGCCAATGGTCTACTTCCAGCTGGTCGCCGCTGTCAGCCTCGGATGGGCGGTGTTCAGCCAGCTGCCTGATGCCTGGACCTGGGCCGGGCTGGCTGTGGTGCTGTCTGCCGGTCTGGCCTCAGCTGTGCTCCGCCGCTGACCATTCGCCGCGGGCCCGGATTTCGGTTGAGCTGACATCCACCATCGGAACGTTGACAAAACACCAGGCCGGAGCCGCGGCCCGCGCCAGCAAATGGCTCTGGCAGCCTTTCAGCATCGCATGGCGGGCAAAGCGCGCTGCGGGGGAAAACCGCGCCGAGATCCGGTCGTTCGGCCGTGCCAGCACACCCACCGGCACAGTGTCCAGGATCTGCTGCCAGTCTTTCCAGCGATGGAAATGGGTCAGATTGTCGGCCCCCATCAGCCAGACAAAGCGCACGCCCGGATGGCGGCGGCGCAGGTGGCGCAGGGTCTGGGCGGTGTAGCGGGTGCCGAGATCCGCCTCGATGCCGCTGATGTGGATGCGCGGGTGCTGGATCAGGCCTTGAGACGCTGCAATCCGCCGCTGCAGGGCGGCCGGCTGGCGCGCTTTCAATGGGTTGCCCGGGGACACCAGCCAGAACAGGTGATCCAGTCCGAACCGCCGCAGTGCCGCATGGGAAATCGCCGCATGGCCGCGGTGCGGCGGATCAAAGGACCCTCCCAGAAGCCCGACGCTTTGGCCCGGGCGGATATGCGGCAGCTTGCAAACCATAACAGCCTTGATGCACATAATTTCCCGGGGAGATCAATCGGGTGAGGCACCACGGCTCTGATGATGCGGCGGCGCTTTACAGCCCGCGACCCCGCAACTGCCGCGGATCAAATGCTCTCTCGAACCGGTGGCCTTCGCAGTCTCACTCATTGCATCGTTGCTGGCTGCGGCGCGGGATATCCAGATTGCCGGACGCCGAGGGTGGCAAACCAAATCGGCAAAAGTTCAAGCGCGGCCCGATCGGCAGAAGCAAAGAGCAGCTTAGTTTGCGCTCAAAACTGTCCCAGCATCGGAGAACAGCCCAGTCCTCTTAGCCATCGGCCTGGCTGCAACTGTTACTTATTGGTCATGTGTCCTGAGCCTAAGGAACGGCCAGCAAACAGCCTGTTCGCAAGCGGCAACTTAAAGTTGCGCATCTATTGCTGAAATATCCAAAAGGTGTAATCTGGTAAAAAACCGGCCCGTATGCAGCGCGCAGCAGGGAATACCAGCGATCAGTAAGCAGGCTTTGGACCGCTTGCGCAGCAGCAGAAAGCTCCAAGGATGACATTTTCCAGACAAATGGACGCCTCCCAGCCACTCCGGGGCAATCGCATCCGGTACCTGACCCGCGGCACCGCAGCCCTGCTCGTTGGCGCCGGTTTTATTTTCGACCTGCTGACGCCGCTTGGGATTGCGGGCGGCCTTATCTACGTGACCGTTGTCCTGTGCGCTCTTTGGGATGACAACCTGAACACGGCTTACAAGTATGCCGCAGCTACCACTGTGCTAACGATTCTTGGCTATCTGCTGTTCCCGCGTATCGGGGTCAATGAATGGATCGTCCTGACCAACCGGGCGCTAACTGTATTGGCGCTTTGGGCCCTTGCCTTCATCGTTCGCCAACAGAAAGCTGCCCAGATTTCGCTGGAGCGTAAAAAGACTGAGCTTGCTGCCATTCAGGACAACACTGTCGAAGGGATGATAACCATCAGCACCGAAGGGACCATCCTGAGCTATAATCACGCCTGCAGGAAAATCTTCGGCTATGCCGCCGAAGACGCGATTGGCCGGAATATCAAATTTCTGATGCCGGAACACTACCGCTCTGAACATGATGGCTATCTCAGCAACTACCTTCGGACCCGGCAGAAGAAAATCATTGGCACGATCCGGGAGGTTCAGGGACAACGCAAAGACGGCAGTATCTTCCCGCTCGATTTGTCTGTCAGCGAAGTCCGGGTCGGCGGCCACCATCTGTTCAGCGGTATCGTCCGCGACATTTCCGAACAGAAGCGCGCTGAGGCGGAGCGGGAACAGTTCATCAGTGATCTGTCCCGTTCGAACCAGGATCTGGACGATTTCGCCTATGTGGCATCCCATGATCTGCGGGCGCCTTTGCGGGTTATCGGAAACGCCTCCAGCTGGCTGGAGGAGGATCTCGCCGACACCTTGGACGATGAGAGCCGGGAAAACCTGCAGCTTATCCGGTCCCGGGTTTCAAGGATGGAACAACTGCTGGACGACCTGCACGAATATTCCCGGGCCGGGCGCAGTACGGACGCCAGATACCAACAGTTGATGCCGGGTTCCGATCTGATGGAAGAGGTGCTTTTGCTGATTGATCAGCCAAAGGGGGTCACCATCAATACCGACCCCGGATTCGCCGCCATCCAGCTTCCCAACATGCCGTTAAAGCAAATTTTGGCCAACCTGATCTCCAATGCGATCAAACACAACGAAACCAGCACAGGCGTGGTTGACGTGCTGCTGGAAGACGACGGCGGCATGTATGCCATTACGGTCGCCGATGACGGTCCCGGTATTGATCCGCAGTTTCACGAGCAGATTTTCAAGATGTTTCAGACCCTGAAGTCGCGCGACGTGGTCGAAGGCAGCGGTATCGGCCTGGCGATCGTCAAGAAACACGTGGAAAATGCGGGCGGCAGAATATCTTTGCAGTCTTCGCCGGGCGAAGGCTGCGCATTCCGGTTCACCTGGCCCAAGACGGCCCGCCCTAGTCAAGGATAAGAAAAGTATGAAGAGATTTAATAGCGGCGGGCAAACCTCCCATAAGGATTTGAACATCCTTCTGGTAGATGACGACCACGGGGACGCCAAGGCCGTTCAGCGGGCATTCAAGAAAGTCAAAATCGCAAATGAGATCACCCGCGCGATCGACGGGCTTGAGGCGCTGGATTACCTCCGCGGGACGGGTGGCAAGGACAAGATCCAACAGCCCTATGTGTTGCTGGTTGATATCAAGATGCCGCGGATGAGCGGCATCGAGCTGGTCCAGGAATTGCGCGCAGATCCTGAACTCAGCAGGTCAGTGGTATTCTTCCTGACGACCTCAAGCCACGAACAGGACATCGAAGCTGCCTATGATTTGAATGCAGCAGGCTATATCGTGAAAGAAACAGCAGGGCGTGATTTTCTGCAACTTGTCGATATGGTTGACCGCTATTGGCGGATTGTCGAATTCCCTATCCCCGGCACCTGACCCGCAGCACTGTTGCGGCACTGCGTCTGAAAATCACCGGCAGCCATGCAAAAAACGCCGCACTTCCGGGCCGGTTTCAACGCGATGGCAAGGTGCCGTCATATCTTGACACTGAGGGGTAAAGGATAGCTGTCTTGTGCCTGAGACAGATTGCAGAAATTCCATTCACATCCCCGAGAGCAGGAGGTGCAGCAGATTATGCCCCGCTTTGAGATCAGTCCGGAAAACCCGGCCGGGCCGGAAGCGTCAGCCCTGATCCGGCGGCATCTTTCGCAAATGGCGGCACAATCGCCGGAAGAAAGCTGCCACGCGCTGGATACAAGCGGCCTTGAAGGCCCTGAGGTACAGTTCTTTCTGCTGCGCCAGGGCGGCAAACCGGTTGCCATGGGGGCGCTGAAACTGCTGGACGGCGGCGCACGCGAACTGAAGTCCATGCACACGGTGTCCGAGGCCCGCGGCAGCGGAGCAGGACGCGCAATGCTGGAATTCCTGCTGCAGCTTTCCCGCAAAGAAGAGGCCACAAGCCTCTTTCTGGAGACTGGCTCCACCGATGATTTTCTGCCTTCGCGCAGACTGTATGAATCCCTTGGTTTTAAGCAATGCGCGCCCTTTGGGGATTACGCAGCGGACCCTTGGTCAGTATTCATGCACCTGGACTTGCGCGCAGCGGCTTGACCCTTGGCACCCGCCTGTCATAACTGGCGCCAAGCGGTCCCTTAGCTCAACTGGATAGAGCAGCTGACTTCTAATCAGCAGGTTGAGGGTTCGAGTCCTTCAGGGATCGCCATTTCCTTTAGTGCCAATTAGGCATAACCTTGCACACTTTGGGGGTTTTGATGCACACCCTGTGTCAAGTGGAAAGTGCCAAGTGAAGTTGAGAGTAGTAAAAGGCTCAGATAGAAAACGCTTTCGCTCCTCGACCGACCCCAGGGGACCAGCAGGCAAATGTCAGCTCATGAGCGTGTTCAGGACGGGTGCAACCTCCTTTAGGAGGTAGATCGGTGCGATAGCCACACCATTCAGCCGGAAAGCTTCAATCCCGTGAGCTGCAAAAGCCGCCAGAATCGTGTTCCGGTGAAGCCCGGTCTCCTTCACTAACACCGTCGGCGTGGTGAACTTGTCATGGAAAGCAGCGATGTCCGCACCGGACATCCGCCACTGGGAGCGTTTTGTCACCGGGTGCAGAACCTCCATCGCAGGTGTATGGCCACTTTCGATCAACGCTTGGAACGCCCCCTTCTCCCGCACTCCGATTGAGCGGGCAAAGGCAGTTGCGTTCACCTTCCCTTCCATGGCCGCCATTTTCTGCTCGCGGGGGCGAAGTAACTCCGACTGATCAACTTCGGCAACGTTGACGACGAGTCCGTGATAACCAAACGTTTCAGCGCGCTTGCCGACCCTCAATCTGCCGTCCCTGATCGCAGCGATAATCTGGCCGACAGAAAGGCTCACTCGCTTGTGAACATGCTGGATCGTTTCCCATCCTGGCGTACCAGCTTCTAACAAAATAGCTTTTCGCTCCAAATCCTCGAGCAGGTGCAGCCCATCAGACACTCGCCAGGGATACTTGATCGTTGCAACTTTCGTCCTGGGCGCCAGAACGCCGTCAGCTTCTAGAGATTTGAGTTCGACTAGCGTCGCGCCCATAGCTTTGCGCATCGCAATCGGCCCGACCAAAGTCGGGATCTCCTCCAGAAGGGGTCTGTATCTCTTTGCGTCGAAGGTCTTGCGAGCATCAGCGCGCGTCTCATCAGGAGGGAACGCTCCAGCCTCAGTCAGGAAGCCGTTGAGGACCGACTTGCCAACCCCGGTTTCCCTGCTTGCCGAGGCAAGCGAATGGAGGCGTCGTTCAGGCACGGTTTGACCGAGAACCTCATCTCCCGCCTCGACCGGCCAGATCCTCAACAAATGCCGCCGTACAATATGGCGAAACCCATCGAAGCTATCATCGCTGCAATAGAGGCGACCTAGAGCCTCGAGCAGCATAGGAAATGCCTGTTTTGACCCAAAGTACCCCCCATCCCCCGCCTGCAAAATGCGATCGAGAGCACACGTGATTGCCTCAGGCCCTCTCGATGCGGCATCAAAGCCTTTGGCCTTCGCAGCACGGTCGTCAGTTTCAAGTTCCTGAGCACGAAGGAGTTCCTTGCCAAGCAACGCACAGCAGGTCATGGCGGCAAACAAAGGCTGAGTTTCCAGCCACGTTTTGTCCTCACCTTGCGACAGGCGCCGATCAAGCCAGACGTCACAGGCGGACGGCTCAATCAGATCGCTGTCAAAATTGCCCGCCAGAAGGTTTGGCAGGATCTCAGCCAATCTGGCACCGGCATCATCACGATTTACAGGCCGCGAGCATTCCCATAGTGGCATCAGAGGATGGCGGTGCCGCAAGCACACATCAACGCCGCTGCACAGCCAGTCTCCCGCCATGGCCATGTGCCTCAGCGGAGAGGCTTGTTTTTCTGCCGCCTAACGCAGGCAAAGAGGGCAGCCGCGGATGACAGGGTTGCGTTTGGCGCGGGAGACAAAAACTTCTCCGCGATTTTTCATGCGTACGTCCCCGACTGGCTCACCTGTCCATGACAGCATGGTGGCCAGCTGATCGGGCGCCAAGCCGGATCGGGTGGCAAAATGTCAATCGCCTCCCGATCCTGGTTCAAGATCCGCTTAAAACTAAAGCCAAGATCAAGGGCAAATCCGGTGGCGTCGGTACCATTGATCGCAGCCATGCGCGAAAAGAAGGAGGGAAGAGTCTCCCGCTCCGAAGGCTCGACCGCCAAGGGTAACGTTTCTATCAACGGGGTACTCCGTCTCATTCTTGCATAACTTTAGGGCAAGATCGCTTATGCAAGCGCGAGTGTCCAACCCGTGAGGCCCCAGGATAGATTCAGGACGGTGTCGATCCCGCTTTTGGTTGCGAGTGAGCTATTAGGTAAGTTCGAGACCATGGCCCCGGCTGTGTGAAAAATTGATAAACTTGCAACCGCAGGTTTGGTGCAGGCATTTACAAGCGGCGAAACCGCCCCTCTCGTGACATTGCTGCGCAATGCACTGCCGGGCAGTGATCGAGAGCATGTTCGGCAGGCTCAAGGACTGGAGACGCATCGCAACCCGCTACGGCAGATGTCCGAAGGTGTTCCTGTCAGCAATCGCTCTTGCCGCCCTCGTCATCTACTGGCTTTGAAACTCAAGGAGTCCAGAGCCTAGGGGCAAACCGGGGGACTTCAGGCAGCTTCGGTCCCTGGCACCTGCATATCGGCATCTTTGATGCTGCTGCGCCATGATTTCAGTGAAAGACAGGCTCAGGTTGCCTGATCGACGTGTCTGTCGGCAGAGTTTCTGGGTCCAAAGGCATCCTAAACTGAGAGAGGCTTTGGCTCGTCTGGTTGGTTTGGTTATGCGGCGCGTTGTCTGTGGTGCAGGGTGCATGTCGGCGGCAATGCCAAGGACGTCTGCAAGGAACTGAAAGCCAAAACCTTTACCGTCGGCAACAACATCTATGTGATGAAGTCTGCATTCGCCAAGGATACCGACCTGCTGGCGCATGTGCTGCAGAAGGGCAAGGGCAAGATGCCCAAGGCCAAGGACGGCGTGGCGCTGACCTCAAAGTAGGCCTGTACCATCCTTTCGCGCGGTGCTGCTCAGCCTATTGACACATTTTAAACCTTTTTTAAGCAAAATTGCCCGCAAGATAGTCTTGAGAGACACTGGGGCGGTCAGGCTAGATTGCTCCCGGAGAAGGAGTTGCCATGGTTTGGGCTGGACTGTTCGCAGGTATGATCACCGGAATGTGCGCCACGGCGTTTGGTTTTTTTGTGGCCGCGCTGCCGCTGTGGCTGAGCCTGCTGCTGTATCCGGCAGCCGGGCTGGGCGCGACCGTGCTGGTGATCGCGGGGCTTTCCCTGCGCTGCTGGCTGCAGTCGCAGCCGGTCTTCGGGCAAGCCTACGGCAACCGCGCCTAGCCGCGCAGCCAGCTGACGATCTGGCCTTGCCGCATCGCGCCGGCCTGGCGCTTTTTCTCCTTGCCGCGCTCAAAGGCGACCAGGGCCGGGATGCCGCGGATGCGGTAGCGCGCACCGGTGGACGGGTGGTCCTGGGTGTTCAGCTTGACCAGCCGCGCCTTGCTGCCCAGTGCCTTGGCGGCCTTGGCAAATTCCGGCGCCATCATCCGGCAGGGCCCGCACCAGGGCGCCCAGAAATCCACCAGCAGCGGCAAATCGTCATTCTGCGCCGCCTTCTGCAATGTGGCCGGATCCACATCCACCGGCTTGCCCGGCAGCAACGCCGCGCCGCAGCTGCCGCAATTGGGGCCTTTGCCCAGCTTGTCCTCCGGCACCCGGTTCAGCTGGGCACAGGCCAGGCAGGTCAGGGTCTTGGCGCCCATGATGGTTCCTCCGCTTCAATCCTGCCCTGATACAGACATCGGCTGCCAGGCCGCAAGAGACACCGCCGGAGCTTCACAAACCTGTAATCAGCACTGGAAGCCGCAGGCCGCCGCTTCAATATCAAAGGCATGCAACAGATACTCCGCCTCCTGCCGCCGCTTGCGGCCGTTCTGGCAGCCGCCGAACTGGCGCATTTTATGAATCTGACCGCAGGCCTGGGGGCACATCCCTGGTGGGCGGGCAAGGTGATCTGGCTGGGCGCCCTGCCCGGCCTTGTTCTGGCCCTTGCCGTCCGGCTGCTGCATCCCCCGCGCTGGCTGGCAGCCGTGGGGTTCGCGGTCTTCTGTGCCGCGGCCTTTGCCATCGCGGCAGCAGGTAAGGCGCAATTCGCCGCGTCTTATGCCGAGGACCTGCTGGCCGGGAAATTCTGGTACTTTGGCTGGATTGCCGTCTGCACCCTGGCTGCTGCTACGCTTGCAACACTTGCCGGCCCGTCTGCGGAAACCCGTTGACCCAGCGCATTCCGCGCCGGAAGATGATTAGACGACACAACAGACATCCGGAGATTTAGCCATGATTTCACGCCGGAAAATTCTGAGCACCGGTACTGCGGCCGCCGCAGCAACCTTGCTTCCGCTGCCTGCGCTGGCCCGCAAAAAGGACCCCGCTCCCTTTGATCCCACCCCGCAGGAGGTCCGGATCCGCAAAGATTTTGCCCCGGGGCAGATCCTGGTGCTGCCGCGCTCCTACTACCTGTACTTTGTCACCGACAAACGCAAGGCGATGCGCTATGGCGTTGGCGTCGGCAAGGCTGGTCTTGAGTTCACCGGCACAGCGGTGATTGAACGCAAAAAGGTCTGGCCCACCTGGCGCCCGACCGACGAGATGATCGAACGCGATCCGCGGGCCTATGCCAAGTTTG
It includes:
- the dacB gene encoding D-alanyl-D-alanine carboxypeptidase/D-alanyl-D-alanine-endopeptidase is translated as MTSRRTFLLSGLAALAGSSALANAPAVSLRPVARRVSSLAAGADGLKALLARANLPGQAVCAVADVKTGKLLESSGQAEALPPASVAKALTALYALDVLGADHRFETRILATGGVAGGIVKGDLILAGGGDPMLNTDHLALLAKALKNAGVREVRGRFLVWDGALPAVKTIDPGQPDHVGYSPAVSGIALNFNRVHFEWKRASGGGWAITMDARTEKYRPEVVNAQMKIASRSGPVYTYAEKAGVDHWTVAGKALGKGGSRWLPVRNPAAYAGDVFRTLARANGIKLDKAKSAKSLPQSQLLARHHSPPLDVMLKAMLKYSNNLMAEMIGMSATAARGSRPASLKASAAEMNRWAAGKYGMSGTRLVDHSGLGEASRMTPGDLTGALVAAYRAGRLKPLLKPFRMRDAKGGIVKGHPIKVAAKTGTLNFVSGLGGFMTAADGTELAFAIFTADQKTRARIPRAQRERPKGARGWNRRAKKLQQQLIERWGAVYGS
- a CDS encoding lysine--tRNA ligase produces the protein MSDVREEALKSKAWPFEEARRVLKRYAKGAPEKGYVLFETGYGPSGLPHIGTFGEVARTTMIKTAFELISDIPAKLICFSDDLDGMRKVPGNVPNADSLQEHLQKPLTSVPDPFGTHESFGHHNNAMLRRFLDTFGFEYEFYSAQEFYKSGQFDEVLKRAVDKYDDVMAIMLKSLREERRQTYSIFLPIHPETGRVLYVPMKKVCAETYTVTFDDEDGKEWTLPVTGGNVKLQWKPDFGARWAALEVDFEMYGKDHSTNTPIYDGICRVLGHRAPEHFTYELFLDANGQKISKTSGNGISIDEWLTYASTESLAYFMYLKPKTAKRMHFDVIPKAVDEYHQQLRAYHTQDLKGQLNNPVWHIHGGDVPQSDMVVPFSMLLNLASASSAEDKATMWGFINKYAPDATPESNPAMDQAAGFAVAYFNDFVKPSKVFRLPTDQERAALQDLADALKSPEAALAAIAKKNELAGNDDPLPEADFADEEFLQSVVFAIGKIHGFEPLRAWFSAIYEVLLGASQGPRFGGFIALYGVADTVALIEQALAGELA
- a CDS encoding DMT family transporter, with translation MFVAMSMIPAGDLCGKLLTGGGLATPAFVAWSRFAIGTALILPFVPRRAYALLGDWRLWLRAGLLTGGIFSIQLALATEPLANVFAAFFVGPVISYVLSVLLLREQATLLRSLLMGLGFIGVLMVVRPGLGGSINLLWAVLAGCFYGGFLTSSRWLAHLGSPLELSLTQLLLSAILLLPLGLGSLPEFSPSTAALTVGSAAFSMTGNLLLLFAYGRVQAVKLAPMVYFQLVAAVSLGWAVFSQLPDAWTWAGLAVVLSAGLASAVLRR
- a CDS encoding tellurite resistance TerB family protein; this translates as MSEQTPHPMSPQDCLVALMVAVSASDENIRTAELVKIQSAVNMLPVFADYDIDRVTRVSQTVLDLFEQEDGLAALFGLIRGDLPERLFETAYALSCDVAAADGILGETELEFLAEVRYELNIDRLHAAAIERGARARHMV
- a CDS encoding GNAT family N-acetyltransferase — its product is MIRYFNEHGQPIGAPLPDWCGARHPGHTGMAGQYCRVEPLNADRHTVDLFAAFRQDRTDAIWTYVPYGPFAAEKDLHAWVQTVSGMDAQPYFAVINGVSGKAEGIASYMRIQPAHGVIEVGGITFAPPLQQTRAATEAMCLMMARVFNDLGYRRYEWKCDALNAPSCRAAERFGFTYDGLFRQAIVYKGRNRDTAWHSVLDGEWPMLESAYQTWLDPANFGAQGQQKQSLGTLIAAARRTG
- a CDS encoding nicotinate-nucleotide adenylyltransferase; this translates as MCIKAVMVCKLPHIRPGQSVGLLGGSFDPPHRGHAAISHAALRRFGLDHLFWLVSPGNPLKARQPAALQRRIAASQGLIQHPRIHISGIEADLGTRYTAQTLRHLRRRHPGVRFVWLMGADNLTHFHRWKDWQQILDTVPVGVLARPNDRISARFSPAARFARHAMLKGCQSHLLARAAAPAWCFVNVPMVDVSSTEIRARGEWSAAEHS